The Primulina tabacum isolate GXHZ01 chromosome 10, ASM2559414v2, whole genome shotgun sequence region GACTAACCCCAgtcacggggcgtgacatttaagcggtatcagagccgccaggttcataatccagttGGGGAAAATTTTaccaaaagaagaaaataaaaatcggCCAGATTTTTGCAAAGATCCGATCTAGTCTCCTCCAGAACGACCCAACGAGTAATATCCATAACGAAGATGAGAGGCATGGTCCGAAAACGCAAAATTCCTTCGTTTAGGCATCTGAAATCGCGTATTTCCATTTTAGAAAAGTTTCGTATATCCTATAACTTTCTGAAGAAAATTCCAAATTCGATTATGTCAACTGTTTTGGAACCCTCTCGACGTATTCTTTCAATCCATATGTTTATCTTTAGACtttccatttttgaaaaatatctcGAAAAATCTCGTTCAACGCGTTTCTTGTAGTGCTTATCGGATTTTTATGGAATTGGATTAAGGAAACAATTAGTATTGACATATATTGTTGGGATTATATCTATCTTAGATAAATTGACTTAAGCTTCTGACTTaagatgaaatatttgatttggggacaataaattatttatggaaAAAAAACTAGTATGTGAAAATCTGAGATAAGagttataataagttttggataTTCCAATATGGAAGTTGGTTTTGGGCAATAGTTAAATGTGTAAACATTAATTTGGGTTTTTGAGAATGCTAGGCGttaaactttaaatatgtataatTTTGGGTTATCTTGTTTAAAATGAAGTTGAGGGACAATATCTTAAGGttaagaaatttatattattttgaaataagtagtAGATTACGACTTTATGTGAATAAAATAAGTTACGAGATATTGTTTGACATTGAGGAATGTATAgcataataagttttgaattttttatggTACTAAGAAAGATTCAAGGAGAAAGACATTCAATAAAATTAGTTTGTGTTGGAACTTTCTAAGCTCATGGTCTTGAGGAAAGTAAGGTTTAGTGCAACTAAGATTTAACAAAAGAATTAATTGAGGATTAATTTCATTTGTACAAGGTtgaataagattttatttatGACGATTGAGTtataatttttgggatttaaatcCATAGGGTATAGATTGATATTGAGTTAAGTTCCAAGATTATATGGTTTTGAGATAATAATTGTGATAATTTCAAGATAAAATAAAACCAGTATCTATTCGCATATATTCCGTGCCGACTTGATTCCAAGTACTTTGGTAGATTTCGATGTCATCATATATATGGTTTGGTTATCTAGAGCAGCGCAATAGCAGATTGCCGGAGTAAGAATTTCAAAATCCAAACCGCGAATCAAGAAGAAATAAGGTATCATGGCAATGTCAAGAGACAAAAATACATTCTTTCTGCTTCccaaacttggaaagccattaAATCAGGCAAAGAAGTTTACCTAACAATAGTGAACGAAGTGCAGGAAGAAATTGAGCTCAAGTTGTAAGATACCCCAATAATGCAGGAATTCTCAGacgttttttttttcgaaagaATTCTCGGGATAGTTTCGGACCACGAGGTTGAGTTCAAAATCAATGTGGTTCTCGGTGCTGCGCTAATTTCAatagcaccataccgaatgacTCCAATTGAACTCCAGGAGCTAAAAaaacaactccaagaattgctagacaagaaGCAATTTCAACCGAGTACGTCTCCATAAGGaactccagtactgtttgtgaataAGGAAGACaaaagtatgagattgtgtatagattatagagaactcAATAAGTTCACAATCGAgaataaatatcttcttccaatgatagacgatcttttcgatcaacttaaGAAGCTACAACTTCTCCAAACTCGGCCTGAGAACAGGCTACTACCAATTGAAGGTCAGTGCTGAAGATTTTCCCAAAACATCCTTCCGAAAAAGAGGTTTAAGCTATTACTTGACAAACTTTTTAGCGGTGTTCACCGAGGGGATCCTCATTTACTCACCAATTgaagaagaccacaaagaacatctcCATCTCACTTTTCATAAGTCAATGGAGAGAGAACTTTATTCCAGTTCAATAAAGGTGAGTTTCGGCTACAGAACGTCACTTTCTTAGGTCACATAATATGTGAGGCATGAGTATTTGCGAATACTAAAAAAGCAGAGGCAATCAAAGACCGGCCAAGACCAATGACAATGACAGAAATTCAGAGTTTCTTAGGATTGGCGAGCTATTATCGGGATTTGTCCAAGATCTTCCCTCAATAGCAATACAGCTTACAAAACTCACAAaagaattctaaattaaattggAGCAAAGAGTGTGAGAAAATTTTTGAACCTTACAGAAGAAACTTGCAACCACAATGGTGATAGTGCTACCTGATGAAGGCAATGATTTTTTTCGATTACAGAGATCCGTCAAAGAAAGGTCTAAGATATGTGCTCATGCAAGAAGGAAGAGTAATTTCCTCTGCATCAAGGCAATTGGAATTGTATAAGTAAAACTATCCAACTCGCGACCTTGAGTTAGCCACAGTAGTTTTTGCATTACTGAAGCATTACCCTTATGACGCCTAATGTGTGATCTTCACTGACCATCAGAGCCTCGAGTATTTGCTCACGTGGAAAGAATTGAACATGAGGTAGAGATGATGGATTGAATTATTTTGAGGTAACGATAAGCTACCTTCCAGGCAAAGCGAATGAGGTAGCTGACGCTTTAAATCAGAAAAACATGGGTAAGAGGATTCTAGCCTCACTATCGACGCAAATGTGCTTTGAGAAATCGTTAAGCAAAACCAGTTTTATGGTCTTGATGGGAAATTAAGATTTGGTatgagaaaagaaaatttgagaTTAAAGTTTATGTGAAATAATCAAttggaatttttatttttattctttaaGATAATACTTTTTAGGTTTACTTAAGATTGACCGTATTGGGTTATAGTTTGacttttgggaattttatattactaCAAGCACTGGGAAAGGAAACAATAATAATTGGGATCCAGCTTATGCATTACATGGttgatataaaatttaagaaatgatttttgagatttatattGGATTGATAATGAGACTAGTCTTTATATTAAATGTTCAATAGAAAAgttgatattaattttttggattTCAGTTAGAGTTACATTATTGGGCTACATTTGGATTTCAAAAGGTTTTTATTTGGGTTTTTCTTTCTCGTTAGCCAAATAGTTTATCAAATTATGATTATGAGATATGCGACTATTGTGTTACAGTAAGTTTTTGTAGAATCAATGATTCTAATAATTATGGTTCAATAGAAGTCATATCATTGGATGCAGTAATAGAAGTAATAATAAGAAATTATGATGTTACAAGTATAATTGAAAGTATAAGTAAGTCAAAACTTTAGTTATTAAGATGTCTGACAAGAATCATTGGGAtatgatttaggaattttaaaCGATTTTCTAATCATACTGAAAGAAAGCCACGCGAGATAAAGAATGTGAGAAGAATATTCTTATCATTCAAAGATCAagccaacccaagtttcgaTGACGAAACTTTCCATAAGGTGGGAGGGATGTGAAACCCCGATTTTTTTCAGGagataagaatttttatgataagCCTAATTTTGGGATAATccaagatctaagatttgatattatactgataccagataaagatctaagatttgatatgatattgataCCAGATAAAtatctaagatttgatatgataattatcctagatttaaagtttgattcaaattttaaacacaaaGATAAAACACGATCAGGATAGCAGCCaacgcctataaataggaggaccatctcattcaaattttacacctcaattttcgaatttctctccattattttcgaaattcttccccaaaaattctgcacgagtcatcaaaattctgtcCAATTTCAGAAATTCATTTCTCTCGCTCGGGTACACAGAATCCGATCTCCAATGTTCAGAATGTTCTTCCATATGTTTGgaacaacatatccaaatttgggccaaatccaacggttatttttttgtttatagcattcgtaagaaaactgctcagattttagACGAGAAAAcagcatacctacggtttttcGTCCATAAGCAGGATTAAAACGGCTTCAAactcgatctccaccgttcataatttaattaacgtaCTTGGTAACGTACTGTAAAAGTTTGAGCCCGATCCAACAGTTCAATAAGGTTCAAGTAATTTTATAAAGGGGAtgatttttcggtagatgtgcTGATGCGTTTTCGAGGCATGATCCTTCTATGATTTTCGAATTCTTCGTGTTTTCTTCAAGgattaaggtaagtgggcttgttttaaaatatgttgcgTACGAATTATTTCGTTTTCGAAAGTTTCGGTCGAGCACCGTCCTTCTGTCTCTacattttttatgaaatttggtaCGTTACGTGTTGGCATTGTAAGGATTCACTGaaaatgggtgggaatcccaacatatggcccttcacggtgggatagaaccgttttatggcatcgcccccttagagaattaaaaattagggactgatatcagtaaaccataaaaagttaaagaaTCACAGTGctgttatgatatgaatatgatgatatgttatgaaaagcatgatatGTTTAcgtgttattttcgaaaattgtgtaaatatttttattttgtgctcgaacggcccccgtTTATTGAGCGacgatcatatcactcaccccttactctactctccccagataaatcagaaaagaaaatcgaggAAGATGAAcaagaccagttttggggctgataataagataattcaagaagtttattttagttttgacttagtaagttgtaaacgcttccgcatatttttttctcattttaagaatctacgttgtaaagacaatcttttgattgattatgagtaataaactggtttttggtttatactgtactacgaggcttgttgttttcaattgtgtggttgtaaaacaacgccggtgtcgactaaccccgatCACGGGGCGTGACAATTTCATCAATGCGAtgaatgaaaaatatgacaAGACTTGAGAAATTGTCGAGTACTCTGTATAATGAAAATTCTATGTACTTTAACAATATACGATTTAGAGTACCATATCATTAAATTATATGCGATGTTGATGCTGCTGTCATTGATAATTCACCGCATTTTGGCTATGGTTGTGTTGTACGCAATTCCCTTGGTGTAGTGTTATAAACTGCAATGTATGGAACTTTGTGAGGACATCCCCATTTTGGCAGAAGAATTGAGTATTGGAGAAGCtctcacttggaagaaaatctTGGACTATTTCAACAATATTCTGGAGTCCGATGCTTTTCTGTTTATCGATGTTCTGAACAATTGATAACCAGATTCTTCTAGTCTAGGCATTATTTTAGAAGATTGTAAATTTTTTGGTAGTGATTTCTCTTTGTGTCAATTCGTTTTTGTTtatcaatcaacaaatatatCTCTAGCTACCTACATTTTGGCTAGGAAAGTTGTTCTCATTTCTGGTAAGGAAGGTCTCTCCCTCTCTTATTTTACTTTCTTCCGTAACTATCCCGGAGTTGGCTTGATATTTATGTCATGGTTatttataaaaagaaaaaagagagagagagagagagacgaATACTAACTCCATGCAAGTGTGAATCCAAAGGCAAAAAAGTCTTGGCATCTTCCCCGATAAATTAACGATCCATTCCATCCCCATCAATTCTCACTACCCAATTACCCTCCAATAATTCATCAGATTTCCATTTCATTCACTCAATCCAAATTTAGCTCCAGGTTTTTCGATTTTCAAACACTACAGATTCATCCTTCGATCCATTGTGTGTTTAATAACTTGTTTGGGTGTGAATTCTCTGCCATGAATGGTAGTAGTAGTAGTAGTACTTCATCAGAGAATCAGACTCCGGCCAAATGCTTCTCCGGCATTCTCCGCGGCTTGCTCTGCACCGGTAGCCTGCCGACACATCCGTCGGACCAGTTCAATATCAAGTCGTGCACGGCGCAGACCGATTGTCGAAACCCGGAAAAATCTTCGGGGTCTGAGGCTTATAATCATGTGGATAAACAAGCTGCTGCGTCGTCGAAGCCAGGAGTTGTGGCAAGATTAATGGGGTTGGATTCGCTTCCAGCGAGCCCTTTGTCTTCCAGACAGAATTCGAAAACCTTGAGTTCTTACTTTAGAAGCAGGTCGGTGAATTCCATCGATTTTCTCTCGCAATTCGATCCAATACAGCAAGGGTGTCACCGCCGGCACAGGAGGGTTAGAACCTCTGTTTCGTTTCAAGAAGTACCTTCTCTTTCGGCACTCGACGATAAGTTTAGCGTAGTGTTCCCATTAGAGGAAGTAGATGAAACTGTGGAATGCGGAGAAGATCAGCTGCAGATTTTAGCAAGAAAGACCAGCGTAATATATGAGAAAGGGAAAATGGATAAGAGGGTCAGGGGAAAATCTAGAAATGCTGAAAATTGTATAGAGAGAACAGTAAACAAGAAGCTGCCTCAAGGTAGAAAAATGGAGACGGGGGAAGGGAGAAGATCAGTTTGCGCGAAGCTTCAGTCGGGTTCGGCGACTCCGAAGAAAGATTTTAATGGAAGAACGAGGGTAAATTTGAAAGAAAGAAGGGCGGTGATCAACAAACCAGCAATGGATTCTAGAGAAAGAAGGCCAACTACGAAGcaagtgaagaagaaaaatgtgtATGGGGTCAAGAAAATACATCCTGAACCAACCGGAAGAGGTATGCAATCGATTATGccgtaaaattttcaaaaagcGGTGTAGGATCATGATCGTCTAGTTACTCAAAATTTGGTCGTAATgcggtaattttttttatttgtatattTAATCGGGTTTTCTTGAAGTGCCGAATGTCTGATACCATGTCGACATTCTTATTTTGGAGAATTTTCTCTTGATTTCATGTCTAATTGTAGGTGAAGCATCACACGAAATATGTTCAACGAAACATTCCTCGTCCCAAAAGAATGGAGAAATCAGGCCAATTACCAAGAGCAAAACTCACGAGAAGAAAGCGAGAAATGAGTGCGCAAATGTGTTGGAAGCAGTCTTTAGGTTGACCCAAGAAGTGTGAACGAGATCGATTGTGACTGGACGGACGGCCAGATCTTGAAGTTGGAAGATTTTGAGGATATATGTGTCCAATTGGGGGACAGATTCTTGAAGTGTTGTTGATCCAGATTGTAGATGAATTGGTGCTACTTTATGGCACAAGGAATTAGTTATAGATATAATTAAGGGCTAttcatgattaattaattgcatgaattttgTAAAAGTGTAGAGATCATATGGAAAAAAATAACTATGGTACCTACAATGATTTCATCCTTTTGGTTAAATAAGTGAACAAAACAATATAATTGTAAAAGAAATTTGTAGCACTTTGTCTTTAGGTTTAAAAGATAGCTCATACATACGTAGTATCGTACCTTGCATAAGACTTATTTCTCGATGTTTTTTCGGTAACCAAATCTGATATCAAGTGACATGTTTCTGTTAGAATAAGCCTATGAAAGCACGAATTCTATAATGTGTCTAGGaatttattttgtcgtataCAAACTTATATGTCATTTTTATTCCGAATTTTGAGCTTAAATCATctaatttttattgtttatgggTTTGACTAAAagctaaaaaaacataaaatgaaGAAAAAGTAACTAATACGATGCCACTTTGAAAATGGTGTGAAAAATGTGGAACAATCATAAAGAAAAAGGGACGGAAAATCTCGAAAACAAACATCCACACCCTGTGCAAGGTATGGAACGACATCAAGACGGCTAAGAATGGCATGAACCCTGGACAAGATTCAAAGCAACGTGCGTGTACAAAGACACATACCCTCACCCACCAATCGACACCCTCATGACTATATGAATACAAAAAATAATCTTGTCCGAACCTTGACTCAAACCAACACAGACCATGTGCCTTTTTTCGTGAAAGTTACTATATTTTCAGCGAGCCAACTTGTAGATTGATTTTATCGACATCAAGACGTCTAAGAATGGCATGAACCCTGGACAAGATTCAAAGCAACGTGCTTGCACAAAGACACAAACCCTAACCAACCTATCGACACCCCTCATGACTATACGAATACAAAAAATAGTCTTGCCCGAACCTTGACTCGCACCCAACACACACCACTATGTGCCTTTTTCGTGAAAAATACTATATTTATCTTATAGTAGCTGCTCAACGAGCCAACTTATGGATTGACTTTATTAACTCTTATgttaaaacaatatttattttaaaatattttacagtTTTATCCAATTATGGCATTTACTTTATACGTATACTCATACtaactgcatagataaagtccgtGAATATACTATAGGTACCATGCGTAAGATCATGAAAATCGTTAAGAAGTGtatcgtatattctaaacagatttctagtcgaatcagctacctaaaataaggataaaaattgcttgagtttgagactagcatcttTGATGTAAActtcatgtttcattggtaaggacaTGGACATATCCATTCATATAGATgaatgatcatttgatgataCACTGAACAATCCTCTCTCGGACTATCCAAGCAGTTATCACTTATCGAATGGAATAGTCTGCGGTTATAGTTGTATaagctatacgtactagcatgcactttgatatGTTTACtgactccattgagggtcattaGATTGCGAGGTtgagtgtagtttcgaaatatgtaggattcaatatattgtagtcggggatttatCATTTGCATAAGAGtaagatatcatatgtgatttgatgagttaatagtgcaaggaatctCTTTCCAGAGTAAGACGTAcattttggggaaaaaaaattCTCAGTTACAcatatcaatcatatcactgtTATTACTCAAATAGATATCACatcattatcgaattcatttgcaACTATCGATATACCAATTTTTGCAAATTCAATcgtgatatatgagttgaaaggacTGTACTGTATGATAACTATATCTTAAGGTTCTTGCAAAACTATCAATGATATCTAAGGGATCATGGACTGATGCTACTAGGAACTCTTATCATGATCTGATGGGTGGAATCAgactttatttttgaaattattgatCAAGggattgatgaaaagaatgatgGTAATTAGAGTAAGcatgaataagaataaatattattttaaatcacATAAATTGCTGAATCCACATCTAGTTGTATTTCCGAACCATTGATGGTCACACAAGTATTGAATTTTGTGTTCCCATTGAGATAGTcaagttcaaggagttgaatttgacgactatagtttgatggagatcaaagaGATAGCTTATAAAGAGTTTATAATTTGATTTCATGTAATAGAAAAGTGGAGGTTAgattaattactaattaaagaGAGTGGAACTGTCCGATTTAGTTAAAGAGTTTACAAACTGACAGCTACCAAAAATGAATCAGTGGAAATTtgatttcgaaattttcaattttaaatatgtgaatATCAATCGGAGTTATAATGGggtcacaattatttatttactaaGTTTAAAATcaactaattaaataaaaatattagtagtGGTTTATACTATATGTACGTGATTTTCATGCAACATTCTAAGGGGTCtagaattgattaattagtgaacaattaattaagaaattaaataatggttatttaattttacatatacgtatatacatatatatgtatgtatgtatatagatttgtgtgtgtgtgtatatatcaTGCATTATCAGGAGTTGACTTTGCATGATATATACTACatgataattttttaattaatgaaaataaaGGAATCCTAATGGGGTTAGTATTATTAATCCTAGTGGAATATGGTTAGTGTATATTTATTAATATGTTATCAACCTTTGATAACACGAAAAATGAACTTAGGCAGACTAAATTTTATTCGCCAAAATTTTTCTTCTCTCTCTCCTCCTCACAAAATCGGCCACCACataatttttagagaaaacTTTTAGGCCATTgtgctgctgctggattttcgaaattttgtaaATCCAATCTTGAAACAATCTTCATTTAGATCTAAGTACAATCTATATGATGAATGAAATTTCTGATCGTATACCTTATTTGACGATCGAAGAAAGATGAGGATCtattcgtagggatttacaagaaaaaCCAACTCCGCTAATCCCATACTGGTTTGTGTTCAGCGTTAAATACACAAAGATAAACATATCTAAACATCctataaacattttaaatcatacaaaACCTGAACGTTTTGAacttcaaaacaaaatttttaaacttttatcgCGCTTTGACTTCGAGAAAACAATAATCCactagtggtatcagagccaatatTTCTCTATCGtatgatttgttgtttaaatcGTGTTGAAAAAAATGTTTCTAACCACAAAGAAATTGAAGTTGCAGGTAATGAAAgcttttcaaaaaatatatttttgcgCGTTCTGCCTAGAATAGTTCGGGGCTGAAAAAAGAGCTCACGCGAGCGCAGTTGGGCAGCCGCTGCAGATTTGGGCATTGGCGGCTGCCTAGATCCGtttaaaattttactttcaAGGTTGTTTCAAGTAGGGCCAGCGGCTGTCTGAAAATTTCGGGCTATGGGCATGGCAAAAAATGGTGCCCGACATGGTCTCAGGTAGCCCCTGGGCTCGAAAATTTTAGGCCCGGGTgcgattttgtgatttttaaaattatgtgtCAAAATTGATACTTTataaaaattgaataattttgtccttgaaaataattttaataaaatcatgagattttcttttaaaataaataaattaaaatatggttttattATTTGTGGTaaaaaaattttacaaaaatttaattattaataatttgaattaaataaaggtgtttatttatttttcaatttaattttaattatggcGGTTAGTGAAATATTTGTAAGTTACATGAtttgataattttttatattatagttttttaatataatatttgatattatatggtAAAAAGATGATCGAGAGACATGACCAATTttttaggtgtatgttaggatattttacatgTTGTGTTTTTAACTATTTGAATTATATAAACTGTGTTGAAACATTTCAttttcgcaatcttgattttgataataacaaaatttgttattttgtttctaatgatttacctaagtgcgcaggaagctgGAATTAATCAGGCTTTGAACTTATTAGTTAAACGAGCCAAAATTGAAGCTAATAGATGCGAACCAAAAGTGCCAGCTGATTGCTcaaactgaatcagctcaattgatatatcaaagaacagagtcaactgatttttcagctgataggcagttcagcagaagaccttcaaaaTCCCGGCTAGCTGATGAAGTGCTCAACTTATGAAGAGCTCAGCTGACAAGTTCAActaaaagagtgaaatcagttcaactgacgagtcaactgattttatcagcccaactgaatatcagttcagatgaccagttaggtGCATCAGTTAAGATTCAATCAGCTGTAGATCAACACAAACTTACataagtggattccagctacgcacaacgatacaaaagttattgtacgatcaaggcacaataatggacgttgcagcaacaCTTAAAAACAAATGTTCCAGCATAGAAGTCGGAAAAGTCAAGACACGAATCTCAAGGCACGTATTCAAGCtgcaacagatacaattattgagtctcactgtacaatcAATTttccgcctataaatagaagatcggTGAAGAACAATATAGAACAAGTGTGTGGACAAACAGAGAGGGCACACATAATGCTtatcagctttgaagaagcaaGCAGGCCAAAGGGACCACTCCATTGTGTTATCATCTTatattagaagcacaattctcttagtgtgtgagaataccttttggttgtaatcagagatcagttctcacacacacacaccaccaccaccactcaaatatagtcttgcacaaagacaataaacttgtgtatgtagtctttgacacacagacgttaaacaagtgttggctgaaaggtgatgccttcagtctagactagaaCTCGAgatattgcagctcttggaaaatattgtgtttgaagcacctcaagatGCCTAGAACTCGatctttcaattggtatcatagCTAGTTGTTCt contains the following coding sequences:
- the LOC142506149 gene encoding uncharacterized protein LOC142506149 encodes the protein MNGSSSSSTSSENQTPAKCFSGILRGLLCTGSLPTHPSDQFNIKSCTAQTDCRNPEKSSGSEAYNHVDKQAAASSKPGVVARLMGLDSLPASPLSSRQNSKTLSSYFRSRSVNSIDFLSQFDPIQQGCHRRHRRVRTSVSFQEVPSLSALDDKFSVVFPLEEVDETVECGEDQLQILARKTSVIYEKGKMDKRVRGKSRNAENCIERTVNKKLPQGRKMETGEGRRSVCAKLQSGSATPKKDFNGRTRVNLKERRAVINKPAMDSRERRPTTKQVKKKNVYGVKKIHPEPTGRGEASHEICSTKHSSSQKNGEIRPITKSKTHEKKARNECANVLEAVFRLTQEV